Genomic segment of Triticum aestivum cultivar Chinese Spring chromosome 6A, IWGSC CS RefSeq v2.1, whole genome shotgun sequence:
AGTTCCAATGATAAAAATTCTGTGAACAGTCTAAAATTTTGCATACTGAACCTGAAACGTTAAGCCCTAGAAATCAACCACCTGATTGAACAAGTCCAAAATCTTTTAAGCACCGACAATTGCCTCTTGAGTTATTTTCATCCAAGAATCACTGACAAGTTATGAACATTCTACAAAATTAATACATGCAGAAGGTAGATGACAACAAGTCATGAACATTCCAAAGAATTTTGAGCTATCTACATATCTCAAGCAAATTTCGCAGCCTTCCTTGATGACCAACAAAGATTTTGAGCTATCTACGTATATCACCAATATAGAACATCTCAGTGCCAGTTCACCTTGGTGAATCCCATCCCCAATATGAAATATATCAGCTCCTTTTTCCTCACTGTAATGGAGTCGAGACCAACTGGCGAGTTTTCTCCTTGATCATGTTTGAGATTGGCTGCCAGCCCATCAGCCATGGCTTCCTACTTGCAGGGAGCGCAAAATTGAGCTCAAACATCTCCTTGCTGATGTTCCCACCCTCACAGAAGCCAACCAGCCGGGCCACTATGTCGGCGCTCTCTTCAATGTGCGCTTTGTCGTTGGGATCTGCCCAGAGCTTGTTCACAAGCTGCAGCTTCCGCTGCTTCGCCTCGAGGGGGACTTGCCATTTGATGAAGAGGCGCTCCCGCTCCTCTTCTGTCAGCCTTGAGCCCATCCTTCTCGCAAGAAATTCTCGCTCATTCCTCAACGCCTTCATGCTGCAGCAATGCACAAATGGATGGAATTTGTAAGAAGTAAGAAAACCATTTTGGAGACAAATAACACCTACACGGGACGAGTTGAATGATGTAGGTAACAAAGCAGGGTAGAACAATATCACCAAAAGACACTAGAAGCATGTCGGTTTGTCATCGTATTTACCTTGAGGCTAGAGAAACTGCTGGGTCATCACCAAGTGCAGCAGGGCTTGCGTCACCGACCTCAGCGAAATGCTGCTGCAGCCATGTCAATCTTCTGACTTCAACCTCGATGTATATCTGATCAGCCATATCCCCTCTGAATAACAGGTAGAACTGGGTCCTGTGTATGATTGATACATGACAGAGATCCCACAATTGTATAATGTGCTGCATCTGCTCCTTAAATAATATCTCCCATGATTCAGGACCATCCTGTTGAGATCCAGCATTTTCAACTGGATCTTCATCCATCTCATTTGCTTTGCCTTCGTTAGATTCCAACTCCAATACCTGTAAGAACATTCCAAGAGAACATGTTTTAGCAGGGGAATAAAGATAATTTCTCGACATAACAAATTGAATGTGTGTGCAAGATCAAGTGAGATCAGAAACCAGAACCTGGCAGACAAGTAGCTGCTTTTGGTACTGAAGTTTTGCCACTCTCTCCTTCAGTTCAGTGACATAATCCCTAATACTTCTCACGTTTTCTTCGGCGGCATTTTGGAACATCTTCTGCATTCTTTTCATGTTCACTGAGCTGGATCGCCTGTAGCGTGGAGTTTCATCGCGTGATGATAAATCCCCAGTGTCTCCACTCTTGGTGGGAGTAGCCTTTTCTGAACCCTCGTGGGACACCTTGTCCCCCTCTGGAGCCCTATTTTCAACTTCCAACTCCAAAGGCGTGCTAGAAGAATGGGGAGAGCAAGGTGCTCTTATCAGATTTGGTCTGTTGCTTATACCCAGTGGAAGAagcgtcctcttcttctttgatcTGTTGGAGTTCGGAGTAGTCTCAACATTTGGAAGTGACATCACCAATTTATCAATAGATCTCTGCACATTTTCTAGTTTTGCCTCAAGTTTGGCAATGTCACTGTCCTGCAGATGAAGTCTAGTAATTTCATCTTTCAAATCAGACCCATTTCCTTCATCTGTAACCATCTCAACATCTCTGTTCTCAGATCTAACAGACTGCATCTCCCTGATTTCTGCCTGAAGTTTAGCAATAGTTTCTGCTGCATCTTGGTTCCCATGCTTGTGGCATTCAACCTCCTTGTGCAGTACATCAATTGCTCGGTTCGCTTCAACCTCAAGTTGTTGTTGTAGCTGCTCAAGCTTGCGAATTTCATGCTTTAACATAAATGGAGCAGTGGATGATTGTCTAACCGAGCTCCTTATCTTAATCTTATTATTACTTGGCTCAGAGAACGTGAGGCACTTTCTGGTCTTTTGTGGTGAGTCAAAGGGATTCCACCCCTGCAATGAAAGCATGGATTTGGATAATATTTAGTTTACAGTTGCAAGTCAGAACTTCAAAAGTTctggaagaagaaaggaagaaagggCCTTACTGGCTGGTTATCacccgtccttttttgtatttcttcaAGTGCTAACTGTGCGCTATCTCGTTGCTTCCGTAGCTCTTCCATCTCCAGTTCCATCTGCATGGTTGTTGAGGACCAGTTACAAATGATAATGTTCTTATTCGATGAATTCTGAAAAGTCAGAGTATTTCACCCTTGGTCAGAGACCTTACCTGCTTAATCTTTCTGGCGAGGATATCAGAGGAAGAGGAGGCACGGTCAGGGGTCCTCAGTTCTGCTTCTAGCCTAGCAACTTCTGTCTGTAGATGCTTAACAAGTTGCTTATCGGATACAACCTGTATGGGCAATGGAGTGGTGAGTTGACTTCAGCAACTAAAGGTAAGACAAAGAAATGCAGTCTCACTTGACTCTTACCATGTTAACTTTTGCAGTATTTGTGACCTCCTTGGCACATGTCGCAAAGAATAAAGTATTCCTAGATTGTTCTGCATGTGTTAGGGCTGGGCTCATGGTGCAGATGATGGCTGTTCTTGCATTTCCACCCAAAGAAAGCTGCAGAATACGGGTGAGCTTTGAATCCCGGTAGGGTATGTGGCCACTTCTCTTCTCTGAGCTGCAATGCAAGTTTACAATTATTTCTTTTGGAGTTCCAATAACGATGGCCTGTTCTCACTAGATTTTTGCTATTTAAATCGAGAAAACCGATATCAATGACATGCAATACTTTTACACACATAATGTGAATGACATTTCAGCAATTATATGCATTCTAAAAGAAGATGTAGCCACTTCTGAAACATGAAAAACATATCTGCTTAGCAAGAATATGTTCATCTTAATAATTTCAGCAATTTTATATTGTAATAATTAGAAGTGCAAAACCTTAGTGTTTCACTTAAAATAGTAGCTTAGCAACAATATGTTCTGTCTGATGCAGTTCATGAGCACTTGTGCTGTGCACTCTCTTGTGAAACTCATTAGGAGGCAAGTGCCCACTAATTTGCTGAGAGGCGCTACATATCCAACAGATAACAAATATAATTCatactaatgaattagttgcaagTAATTTGGGGACTCATTTCATGATAGTGCAGAGAAGACGCTACTAACAGTAAATACATCTGATCCAAACCAATGATGTACAAGTGGAAATTTTGTTTTTGAGAAATCCAAACCTTAACTTTCGGATGACAGTAGTCAAAGTCAACAAGCTGCGATTAATATGGCCGCCTTCTTTCAATCTTGCACCAATTGCATGTGTTTGTGCAGCACGCTCGCTTCCAGCAAGGTCAACAAAATTCTGCGAACAAAGCAAAAGTTAATTTGAACGGATTgaccataatcagcataccattcTCCAAAAGCAGCAAAGTAAGCATACCAAGTTAGCAACAAAAGATTTAACACAGCCTGATGCTTCACGGAGCCTACTCTCCACAGTCTGGATATACATATACACAAAAGAAAGGTTAATCATCTCCTCTGTATGCTTTCCTCACAAAGATCGAATCTAAACCAGAATGGTTCTTCTTATACATACCAGCCTAATGATTTGGTGCGAACGTGAACTTGCGTCGTTTAGTGCAGTTTCCCCAACCTGTCTTTGTTCTGCAGTTATTTGGAAGCTCATTAGGTAACTATCACTACACTATCTTCTTCTTTTCTAAGATGGTAGGCTATGCATATGTAGCAGTACCTTCACAAATGCCTATTAGATGCCTTAGATGTTGGCTATCCTTGGCGATTTCTTCATCCAACTTCTCCACGATGGTTCCTTTCTGTTTAATCATATATACATATTATTTCATTGCTGCTGCATGAAATAGGACTTATAGTGTATTAATTCGACAAGATTGCAAACCTCAGGATCATCTAACAAGCGAAGGGGACCAGAGTCAGGTCGTAGAAGATCCTTCACATTCTCATTGTATATTTCCATAGCAGATATCTTGATAATAAATTCCCTTTCAGGATTCTAAGCAATCAACAAAAGCAAGAAAAAGTCATGGTTTGCTTCAAACTTGTTAGAAAACATTCTTGGATAactgctcaaaatgatttgcttcgACAGATCTGCACAACTGAGCCTATAAAAAAGACAACTACTCACGTTGTCGATGTGTTTGTAAATGTCACGGACAGCGCTCTCTGTCACACCTCTCATGGTGAATGTTTTGCCACTGCTTGTCTGACCATAAGCAAAGATTGTGGCTGCAAAACCAAGACAAGGAAAGGGTCACTCACAGATCGACGTTCCACTACAACCAAGCTACAAAGTGAGCAGCAGTATACCATTGATGCCTGTCAATGCAGACATAGCAACATC
This window contains:
- the LOC123132132 gene encoding kinesin-like protein KIN-7A produces the protein MSTSRPPTPSTPASKIQRTPMVTPGGSSRAQEEKILVTVRVRPLSKRELAMKDQKVAWECADSQTILYTGPSQDRAAPTSYTFDKVFGPACQTDLVYEDGAKDVAMSALTGINATIFAYGQTSSGKTFTMRGVTESAVRDIYKHIDNNPEREFIIKISAMEIYNENVKDLLRPDSGPLRLLDDPEKGTIVEKLDEEIAKDSQHLRHLIGICEEQRQVGETALNDASSRSHQIIRLTVESRLREASGCVKSFVANLNFVDLAGSERAAQTHAIGARLKEGGHINRSLLTLTTVIRKLSSEKRSGHIPYRDSKLTRILQLSLGGNARTAIICTMSPALTHAEQSRNTLFFATCAKEVTNTAKVNMVVSDKQLVKHLQTEVARLEAELRTPDRASSSSDILARKIKQMELEMEELRKQRDSAQLALEEIQKRTGDNQPGWNPFDSPQKTRKCLTFSEPSNNKIKIRSSVRQSSTAPFMLKHEIRKLEQLQQQLEVEANRAIDVLHKEVECHKHGNQDAAETIAKLQAEIREMQSVRSENRDVEMVTDEGNGSDLKDEITRLHLQDSDIAKLEAKLENVQRSIDKLVMSLPNVETTPNSNRSKKKRTLLPLGISNRPNLIRAPCSPHSSSTPLELEVENRAPEGDKVSHEGSEKATPTKSGDTGDLSSRDETPRYRRSSSVNMKRMQKMFQNAAEENVRSIRDYVTELKERVAKLQYQKQLLVCQVLELESNEGKANEMDEDPVENAGSQQDGPESWEILFKEQMQHIIQLWDLCHVSIIHRTQFYLLFRGDMADQIYIEVEVRRLTWLQQHFAEVGDASPAALGDDPAVSLASSMKALRNEREFLARRMGSRLTEEERERLFIKWQVPLEAKQRKLQLVNKLWADPNDKAHIEESADIVARLVGFCEGGNISKEMFELNFALPASRKPWLMGWQPISNMIKEKTRQLVSTPLQ